One genomic segment of Anaerotignum faecicola includes these proteins:
- the secG gene encoding preprotein translocase subunit SecG, which yields MSTIGMVLTVILMILAVILAAIILMQSKRSAGLGAVSGNSSDTYWSKNKGNSVEGALERYTKIGGALFMILALIINLVG from the coding sequence ATGTCTACAATCGGTATGGTATTAACAGTTATTTTGATGATTCTTGCGGTGATTCTTGCGGCAATCATTCTGATGCAGTCCAAGCGTTCCGCAGGTCTGGGCGCAGTAAGCGGCAACAGCAGTGATACTTACTGGAGCAAGAACAAAGGGAATTCTGTGGAAGGCGCACTGGAAAGATATACAAAAATCGGCGGCGCACTGTTCATGATTCTTGCGCTCATCATTAACCTGGTAGGTTAA
- a CDS encoding helix-turn-helix domain-containing protein, with translation MGKRLKGLRESMGLSQMKMAEILGLKQPSINRYEQGTATPTVENLRKYADYFDVSMDYIFARTDNPEGKLYAHQPKALAGNREMRQFIELCFDPSSPYNERLKETMLRMLEEMQE, from the coding sequence ATGGGAAAGCGGCTCAAGGGGCTAAGAGAGAGCATGGGGCTGTCACAGATGAAAATGGCGGAGATTTTGGGATTGAAACAGCCCAGTATTAACCGCTATGAGCAGGGAACAGCAACACCAACGGTTGAAAATCTGAGAAAATATGCGGACTATTTTGACGTGTCTATGGATTACATCTTTGCTCGCACGGATAACCCCGAAGGAAAATTGTATGCACATCAGCCGAAGGCTCTGGCAGGTAATAGGGAGATGCGGCAGTTTATTGAGCTGTGCTTTGACCCCAGTTCACCGTATAACGAAAGGCTGAAGGAAACGATGCTGCGGATGCTGGAGGAAATGCAGGAGTGA
- a CDS encoding RDD family protein — protein sequence MTTDVILSSETNETQTPLKAPWRRFFARSLDLGLLATLLNLCLSFFSPMKASNSSFAWMLLETYLSWLFLFLLEPLFLSKWGKTPGKWLFGLSVHQKDGSLLTRSQAFERLVKIFHVGEGYAIPFYSLYRNYKCYEIYTEEGTLPWDNDLCYEVKPFRLRSAFGYIVIVLFAGIFTFLIHTWTILPNGNTLTVAEFSENYNHLLEYAELDTLPSLTKDGKWKEGEDDLTALIFLPNAVRSEPVIQEENGKLSSFSYTLTDTEGDILSPLEQNPLLAMALLRTQIDFLHPDLERISGQLLSSDDTQEPQRISSVLNYMDRHPYCSYTIETGNLRIIQEITLVGYNVDKHNSYSIGPDEDAKETYYSLTFTLEQH from the coding sequence ATGACAACAGACGTAATTCTTTCCAGCGAAACAAACGAAACGCAGACACCATTGAAAGCACCCTGGCGCAGATTTTTCGCACGCAGTCTTGACCTTGGGCTGCTTGCCACGCTTCTTAACCTTTGTCTTTCCTTTTTTTCTCCAATGAAGGCAAGCAATTCCTCTTTCGCATGGATGCTTCTGGAAACCTATCTCAGCTGGCTGTTTCTCTTCCTTTTAGAGCCGCTGTTTCTTTCCAAATGGGGCAAAACTCCCGGCAAATGGCTCTTTGGGCTTTCCGTTCATCAGAAGGATGGCAGTCTTTTGACACGCTCACAGGCATTCGAGCGTCTTGTCAAAATTTTCCATGTGGGCGAAGGCTATGCCATCCCGTTTTACAGCCTGTATCGCAATTATAAATGCTACGAAATCTATACCGAAGAAGGAACTCTGCCTTGGGATAATGACCTTTGCTATGAAGTTAAACCGTTCCGTCTGCGTTCTGCCTTCGGCTATATTGTCATCGTGCTGTTTGCAGGCATTTTCACATTTCTCATCCATACATGGACGATCCTTCCCAACGGCAACACTCTGACCGTTGCGGAATTCTCAGAAAATTATAATCATCTTCTGGAATATGCTGAACTGGATACCCTTCCTTCGCTGACGAAGGACGGCAAATGGAAGGAAGGCGAAGATGACCTCACAGCTCTGATTTTTCTTCCGAATGCTGTCCGCTCTGAGCCTGTCATTCAAGAGGAAAACGGAAAACTATCTTCCTTTTCCTATACCCTCACGGATACCGAGGGAGATATCCTTTCCCCTTTGGAGCAAAATCCCCTGCTCGCCATGGCACTCCTGCGTACGCAGATTGATTTTCTCCATCCGGATTTAGAACGAATCAGCGGTCAGCTTCTCTCCTCCGATGATACACAGGAGCCACAGCGGATTTCCTCCGTCCTCAACTATATGGATAGACACCCCTATTGCAGTTACACCATCGAAACAGGCAACCTCCGCATCATACAGGAAATTACACTGGTTGGCTACAATGTGGATAAGCACAATAGTTATTCCATCGGTCCGGATGAGGATGCAAAGGAAACCTACTATTCCCTTACCTTCACATTGGAACAACATTAA
- the smpB gene encoding SsrA-binding protein SmpB produces MAKGKGTKLIAQNKKAYHDYFIEETIQAGISLAGTEVKSLRMGKCSLKESYIQIKDGEAFIYNMHISPYEQGNIFNKDPLRPRRLLLHKAQIRKWDHEVRAAGYTVVPLKVYFDRSYVKVDIALAKGKKLYDKRDTIAKNDMRRQAEKDFKIRNLTL; encoded by the coding sequence ATGGCAAAAGGAAAAGGAACAAAGTTGATTGCGCAAAACAAAAAGGCATATCATGATTATTTCATTGAAGAAACCATACAGGCAGGCATTTCTCTGGCAGGGACAGAGGTAAAAAGTCTGCGCATGGGTAAGTGCAGCCTGAAGGAAAGCTACATCCAGATTAAGGATGGAGAGGCTTTCATCTACAACATGCACATCAGCCCATACGAGCAGGGGAATATCTTTAATAAAGACCCGCTTCGCCCCAGAAGGCTTCTGCTGCATAAAGCGCAGATTCGCAAGTGGGACCATGAGGTGCGTGCGGCAGGGTATACGGTTGTTCCCTTGAAGGTATACTTCGACCGCAGCTATGTGAAGGTGGACATTGCTCTGGCGAAGGGCAAAAAGCTCTATGACAAGAGAGACACCATTGCAAAGAATGATATGCGCCGTCAGGCGGAAAAGGATTTTAAAATCAGAAATCTTACTTTATAA
- a CDS encoding radical SAM protein encodes MKISKKDALLWFSFFAQLDEEEELLPKQMELVYATFAQIEDAIDARNEKLMAEIKGLKSIGGRTYFVGPEEKFAKGCRSCMTGTGLTAIRKTNKCNIQCKFCYNYGELEDCMPIGEGLWEIGGTKFYERDLDLLLSIQEKPTGISYVYLEPFMEIEKYYGIIRKFHEAGIHQHMYTNGTLATEENLKALGEAGLDELRFNLGASNASDKVIEAIATAKKYIRYVGIETPMTPEYFEAFMQKKDKILATGVDFMNCAELHLNNNNIWNYEGENMYVYRQGYVSPIRSRELTFKLMKLADEEGWNVAVHDCSNRTKFARGLNLKGKEGGWFGASSYGSEFSRPPFAVFLPILQDENFQFLEEEELPEGYRPGELFF; translated from the coding sequence ATGAAAATTTCAAAAAAAGATGCATTGCTGTGGTTTTCCTTTTTTGCACAGTTGGACGAGGAGGAAGAGCTGCTACCGAAGCAGATGGAACTGGTTTATGCGACCTTTGCGCAGATTGAGGATGCCATTGATGCGAGAAACGAGAAGCTGATGGCGGAAATCAAGGGGCTGAAATCTATTGGCGGCAGAACCTATTTTGTCGGTCCGGAGGAAAAATTCGCCAAGGGCTGCCGTTCCTGCATGACGGGGACAGGCTTGACTGCCATTCGTAAGACGAACAAATGCAACATCCAGTGCAAATTTTGCTATAACTACGGCGAGCTGGAGGACTGTATGCCCATCGGAGAGGGGCTTTGGGAAATCGGCGGCACGAAGTTTTACGAACGGGATTTAGACCTGTTGCTTTCCATTCAGGAGAAGCCGACAGGGATTTCCTATGTTTACTTAGAGCCATTTATGGAGATTGAAAAATACTACGGTATCATCCGAAAATTCCACGAAGCAGGGATTCATCAGCACATGTATACCAACGGCACGCTGGCGACAGAAGAAAATCTGAAGGCATTAGGTGAGGCAGGTCTGGATGAGCTGCGGTTCAATCTGGGGGCAAGCAATGCTTCCGATAAGGTAATTGAAGCGATTGCGACAGCAAAGAAATATATCAGATATGTCGGGATTGAAACGCCTATGACACCCGAATATTTTGAAGCATTTATGCAGAAAAAGGATAAGATTCTGGCAACAGGCGTGGATTTCATGAACTGTGCGGAGCTGCATCTGAACAACAATAACATCTGGAATTACGAAGGAGAAAACATGTACGTCTATCGACAGGGGTATGTTTCTCCCATCCGGAGCAGAGAGCTGACCTTCAAGCTGATGAAGCTGGCGGACGAGGAAGGCTGGAATGTTGCGGTGCATGACTGTTCCAACCGCACGAAATTTGCCCGCGGGCTGAATCTGAAGGGCAAGGAAGGCGGTTGGTTCGGCGCAAGCAGCTACGGCTCTGAATTCAGCAGACCGCCCTTTGCAGTGTTCCTGCCGATTTTGCAGGACGAAAATTTCCAATTTTTAGAGGAAGAGGAGCTGCCCGAAGGCTACAGACCGGGCGAATTGTTCTTCTAA
- the rnr gene encoding ribonuclease R produces the protein MDETDILKERKERILAYMESEGYVPIKRRDMRAMLSVPQEDREKFENLINELIAEGRVFETKKGKLASPKDLQMATGTFIGHARGFGFVTPDAGGEDIFIPASETMGAMQKDRVLYKMLHKAEKGKKADGVIVRILERGQQRIVGTFEAGSKGYGFVVADDKKIAKDIFISRENTKGAVTGHKVVVEITDYGEDRRNPEGKVIEILGHINDPGVDILSVIRRYELAVEFPEEVYAEIEHLGTEVAEADKKGREDLRDLLTITIDGADAKDLDDAVSLKRLGNGNFELGVHIADVSHYVRENTALDKEAYARGTSVYLVDRVIPMLPHKLSNGICSLNPHVDRLALSCLMEVNGRGEVVSHRILESVINSDYRMTYTAVREILEDGTPALLEQYAEILPMLEDMEELRQILGEKRRKRGSVNFDLPESKIILDENGKPIDIKPYEKSIATNMIEEFMLVCNETIAENSFWQEMPFMYRSHQEPDEDKLEKMEQFLRGFGYYLRKKDGEIHPRELQKVLQKAEETDEERIITRMVLRSMMQARYTAENGGHFGLAAKYYCHFTSPIRRYPDLEIHRMIKKMLHGELDEKASVYYRRKMPDWAKHCSKQERVAEDAERDTDALKKVEFMEDKVGQIYEGIISGVTNWGIYVELPNTIEGMVALSQMDDDYYEFDEKKMLVFGKRTKKSYRLGDKVVVSVAKVDRMMGTIDFAFAEENEDFQE, from the coding sequence ATGGACGAGACGGACATTTTAAAGGAAAGAAAAGAACGGATTCTGGCATATATGGAAAGCGAAGGATATGTTCCCATAAAGCGCAGAGATATGCGCGCGATGCTTTCTGTGCCGCAGGAGGACAGAGAAAAATTTGAGAACCTCATCAATGAGCTGATTGCGGAGGGGCGTGTATTTGAAACAAAGAAGGGCAAGCTGGCTTCGCCGAAGGATTTGCAGATGGCAACGGGGACATTTATCGGACACGCCAGAGGGTTTGGATTTGTGACACCCGATGCAGGGGGCGAGGATATTTTTATTCCGGCGAGCGAAACGATGGGCGCGATGCAGAAGGACAGAGTGCTGTATAAGATGCTGCATAAGGCGGAAAAGGGCAAAAAGGCAGATGGCGTAATTGTACGGATTCTGGAACGAGGACAGCAGCGGATTGTTGGCACATTTGAGGCAGGCAGCAAGGGCTATGGCTTTGTGGTAGCGGATGACAAGAAGATTGCGAAGGATATTTTTATTTCCAGAGAAAACACAAAGGGTGCCGTGACGGGGCATAAGGTCGTTGTGGAAATTACGGATTACGGCGAGGACAGACGCAATCCGGAGGGAAAGGTCATTGAAATTTTGGGGCATATCAATGACCCAGGAGTGGATATTCTTTCGGTGATTCGCAGATATGAACTAGCGGTGGAATTTCCGGAGGAGGTTTATGCGGAGATTGAGCACCTTGGGACAGAGGTTGCCGAGGCGGACAAAAAGGGCAGAGAGGATCTGCGCGACCTGTTGACGATTACGATTGACGGCGCGGATGCGAAGGATTTAGACGATGCGGTTTCTCTGAAAAGGCTGGGGAACGGTAATTTTGAACTGGGTGTGCATATTGCGGATGTTTCGCATTATGTGCGAGAGAATACGGCGCTGGATAAAGAGGCTTACGCCAGAGGAACAAGCGTTTATCTGGTGGACAGGGTGATTCCCATGCTGCCGCATAAGCTGAGTAACGGAATCTGTTCGCTGAATCCGCATGTGGATCGGCTTGCGTTAAGCTGTCTGATGGAAGTGAACGGCAGAGGCGAGGTGGTAAGCCACAGAATTCTGGAGAGCGTCATCAATTCGGATTACCGCATGACCTATACGGCGGTGCGTGAGATTCTGGAGGACGGAACACCTGCGTTATTGGAGCAGTATGCGGAAATTCTGCCCATGCTGGAGGATATGGAGGAGCTGCGGCAGATTCTGGGAGAAAAAAGAAGAAAACGCGGGTCTGTGAATTTTGATTTGCCCGAATCGAAAATCATTCTGGATGAAAACGGAAAGCCGATTGACATCAAGCCTTATGAAAAAAGCATTGCGACAAATATGATTGAGGAATTTATGCTGGTGTGCAACGAAACAATCGCGGAAAATTCCTTCTGGCAGGAAATGCCGTTCATGTATCGCAGCCATCAGGAGCCGGATGAGGATAAGCTGGAAAAAATGGAGCAGTTCCTGCGTGGCTTTGGTTATTATCTGCGGAAAAAGGACGGGGAGATTCACCCGAGAGAGCTGCAGAAGGTTTTGCAGAAGGCAGAGGAAACGGACGAGGAACGGATTATCACCAGAATGGTGCTGCGGAGCATGATGCAGGCAAGATATACGGCGGAAAATGGCGGACATTTTGGGTTGGCTGCAAAATATTATTGCCACTTTACCTCGCCCATCCGCAGATATCCCGATTTGGAAATTCACCGCATGATTAAAAAAATGCTTCATGGAGAGCTGGATGAAAAGGCATCTGTCTATTACCGCAGAAAAATGCCCGATTGGGCAAAGCATTGCTCCAAGCAGGAACGCGTTGCGGAGGACGCGGAACGGGATACGGATGCACTGAAAAAGGTGGAATTCATGGAGGATAAGGTTGGTCAGATTTATGAAGGCATCATTTCCGGTGTGACGAACTGGGGGATTTATGTGGAGCTGCCGAATACCATTGAGGGCATGGTGGCACTTTCCCAGATGGATGATGATTATTATGAATTTGACGAGAAGAAAATGCTTGTGTTCGGGAAACGGACGAAGAAAAGCTATCGTCTGGGGGATAAGGTCGTTGTTTCCGTGGCGAAGGTGGATCGTATGATGGGGACGATTGATTTTGCCTTTGCAGAGGAAAACGAGGATTTTCAGGAATAA
- a CDS encoding stalk domain-containing protein, giving the protein MKKNYYAKALALTVAASMVSVPAFAAEENDAATLQADAEKGIATLPLLDEEKPVVVAEPEEEEPTETPKTHGTTGDEAAAVALQSEDSVISEDTEWTDATTLSEDLTIAEGKTLTLKGQVTISGDVTISGGTIKRGEAFKDYMIVVPEGSSLTLKDVKIDGGAVWEGSEDTTLGRGTENGGVEATSAMIYNFGTLTVKSGTILENNDNTTTSGAIAMKDEETGEYTFPSVTDKVRFGGAVLNGGLMKISGGTIRNNNVGWRGAGIASYGKIEMTGGTISGNYARNGWGDGGAIHLSGVKNDTGEDYTASDASYCTISDGNFTNNKSDGAGGAVCADGYSILYVKGGAFKNNAAATTGGGINVYSSCLRMSGGTISENTAVSTNDSTGNGGGLNLTVGSVADITGGTIENNQSNSGGGIYANGKSSFTASNLKITGNTAATNGGGICIPGTKDYEYNVSLENVLIQGNKSESGSGAGICAARAWKEETSTGVLTLKNCQIKENYGTVAGGGIYLDKGVTATMDGGEISGNHVINPTSQTNGGGIAVGGTFTLNSGKISDNIKDGSWNGGAAASVSGTFTMNGGEVSGNIDTCTAENAENRTIGGGAFYVLGGTLNINGGTITNNTSHRGGAIAFHYGPYNRGTVHITGGKIVGNYVTGGEGGAINMTTAAKDEKDENVIHDQTVAISGSPVIANNKKGAVVNVNNGVYTVDTSAATAENNIYLSLNNNRSELGDEYAERQTIHLGQLKDGASIGVTTETKLQKGRTVQITTAETDTEYYKDSVKYIVPDAEHVIVQTDDTGKYLKLAYSNENYYKVTLNLSHAKVEGATVTQIKQGEDYTATIIADTGYTLPETAPDRTTYSSFSEDKKSASIEIKNVDENKTVSLAAIPNKYTVTFDGNGSTDGAMEVQTMTYDTSDALSENKYTRTGYNFAGWSTTKGETSEYPDKVSVKNLTAENNGNVTLYAVWTKKETIPAFDSGENAVQSSKYDGTGKAYTLTSELEGFTISYKKGEETVAAPTAVGTYDVIITRAEDDTYEAFSQTITGGLVITAADYPVSVVADKETMRGAGTVKLTADSTVDEIKVTGIVCSDDSIKPTKNEDGTYSVSLPNATKTYIFTAQIDGDLSNYGEGTASCTVSVSRKKSSSSSSDTSAPTYGVNTGKTENGKISVTPAKAEAGEKVTIKATPDSGYQLDKVTVKDKDNSNVKLTKVNDNEYTFTMPKGKVSVDATFVQKDAADANQNSAAEKSKVIKLQIGSRIVNVDNEAVIYDAAPVIRNDRTLVPIRIVTETLGGKVDWNGATKEVTLHIDGKEIKMTVGKTLEKYGVAPVIIDGRTFVPVRFVADELGATIAWDDATKTVTITKIEK; this is encoded by the coding sequence ATGAAAAAGAATTATTACGCGAAGGCGCTTGCGCTGACCGTAGCGGCAAGCATGGTTTCCGTGCCGGCGTTTGCGGCGGAAGAAAATGACGCGGCAACATTGCAGGCAGATGCGGAGAAGGGCATTGCGACACTGCCGCTGTTAGATGAGGAAAAACCTGTGGTTGTGGCAGAGCCTGAGGAAGAAGAACCTACAGAAACGCCGAAAACACATGGCACAACAGGGGACGAAGCGGCAGCCGTTGCACTGCAGAGTGAAGACAGCGTAATTAGTGAAGATACAGAATGGACAGATGCAACCACACTTTCTGAGGATTTAACGATTGCAGAAGGAAAAACTTTGACACTGAAAGGTCAGGTGACCATTTCCGGTGATGTAACCATTTCCGGCGGCACAATCAAGCGTGGTGAAGCGTTTAAAGATTATATGATAGTTGTTCCTGAAGGAAGTTCTCTTACGCTGAAAGACGTTAAGATTGATGGTGGCGCTGTATGGGAAGGCTCTGAAGATACAACGCTTGGTCGAGGAACAGAAAACGGCGGCGTAGAAGCTACCAGTGCAATGATTTATAATTTTGGTACACTTACAGTTAAGAGTGGCACAATTCTGGAAAACAACGATAACACAACAACCAGTGGTGCTATTGCAATGAAAGATGAAGAAACAGGAGAATATACATTCCCATCTGTTACGGATAAAGTTCGGTTTGGCGGTGCTGTGTTAAATGGCGGTTTGATGAAAATTTCCGGTGGTACAATTCGCAATAACAATGTTGGCTGGCGTGGTGCAGGTATTGCAAGCTATGGCAAGATTGAAATGACCGGTGGTACGATAAGCGGCAACTATGCAAGAAATGGCTGGGGTGATGGCGGAGCAATTCATCTGTCCGGCGTTAAAAATGATACAGGAGAAGATTATACTGCTTCGGATGCTTCTTATTGTACAATTTCCGATGGTAATTTTACAAATAATAAGTCTGATGGTGCAGGTGGCGCTGTATGTGCAGATGGTTACTCAATACTTTATGTTAAGGGTGGTGCATTTAAAAACAATGCAGCAGCAACAACAGGTGGTGGGATCAATGTATATAGTTCCTGTTTGAGAATGTCCGGCGGAACAATATCGGAAAATACGGCAGTAAGTACAAATGATTCTACAGGTAATGGCGGCGGTTTAAATTTAACAGTAGGAAGTGTAGCTGATATAACCGGCGGTACGATAGAAAATAACCAGTCCAATAGCGGTGGCGGTATTTATGCAAATGGAAAATCTTCTTTTACTGCTTCAAATTTAAAAATTACAGGTAATACAGCAGCAACAAATGGTGGCGGTATTTGTATCCCGGGAACAAAGGATTACGAATATAATGTTTCGCTCGAAAATGTTTTGATTCAAGGAAACAAAAGTGAGTCCGGAAGTGGTGCAGGTATCTGTGCTGCACGAGCTTGGAAGGAGGAAACTTCTACCGGAGTTTTAACTTTAAAGAACTGTCAGATTAAAGAGAATTATGGCACAGTTGCTGGCGGTGGTATTTATTTGGATAAAGGTGTTACTGCTACGATGGACGGCGGTGAAATCTCTGGCAACCATGTTATCAATCCGACAAGCCAAACAAATGGCGGCGGTATTGCTGTCGGAGGGACGTTCACACTTAATTCCGGTAAGATTTCCGATAATATAAAAGATGGTTCGTGGAATGGTGGCGCAGCAGCATCTGTAAGTGGGACATTTACAATGAATGGTGGCGAAGTTTCCGGAAATATTGATACATGTACAGCAGAAAATGCAGAGAATCGTACAATCGGCGGCGGTGCATTTTATGTTTTAGGAGGCACGTTAAATATCAATGGAGGTACAATAACGAATAATACCTCCCATAGAGGCGGTGCAATAGCATTCCATTATGGTCCTTATAATCGTGGGACAGTTCATATTACAGGTGGCAAAATTGTTGGAAACTATGTAACAGGCGGAGAAGGCGGAGCAATAAATATGACAACAGCCGCAAAAGACGAAAAAGACGAAAATGTTATTCATGACCAGACGGTTGCCATAAGTGGTTCTCCTGTCATTGCCAATAATAAAAAAGGCGCTGTAGTGAATGTAAATAATGGTGTATACACTGTTGATACCTCAGCTGCTACAGCGGAAAATAATATCTATTTATCTCTTAATAATAATAGAAGTGAATTAGGAGATGAGTATGCAGAACGTCAGACAATTCATCTGGGGCAACTGAAAGACGGTGCTTCCATAGGGGTAACAACAGAAACGAAACTCCAGAAAGGACGTACCGTTCAGATAACTACAGCAGAAACGGATACAGAATATTATAAAGATTCGGTAAAATATATTGTTCCTGATGCAGAGCATGTTATTGTACAGACCGATGATACAGGAAAATATTTGAAATTGGCTTACAGCAATGAGAACTATTATAAGGTCACATTGAATCTGTCCCATGCAAAAGTAGAAGGTGCAACTGTAACGCAAATTAAGCAAGGTGAAGATTATACTGCTACAATTATAGCAGACACAGGCTATACGCTTCCTGAAACAGCGCCTGATAGGACAACTTATTCTTCTTTCAGCGAAGATAAAAAATCTGCAAGTATTGAGATTAAAAATGTAGACGAAAATAAAACAGTATCTCTTGCGGCTATACCTAATAAATATACCGTAACATTTGATGGCAATGGCAGCACAGACGGCGCTATGGAAGTGCAGACAATGACCTATGATACATCTGATGCACTTTCTGAAAATAAATATACAAGGACAGGATATAATTTTGCCGGATGGTCTACGACAAAAGGGGAAACTTCTGAATATCCTGATAAGGTTTCTGTTAAGAACTTAACTGCGGAAAATAACGGCAATGTCACATTATATGCTGTATGGACAAAGAAGGAAACAATCCCTGCATTTGATTCCGGTGAAAATGCTGTTCAGAGCAGTAAATATGACGGAACAGGAAAAGCATATACTTTAACCAGCGAGCTTGAAGGATTTACAATCAGCTATAAGAAAGGCGAAGAAACAGTAGCAGCTCCTACGGCAGTCGGCACCTATGATGTAATTATTACGCGTGCCGAAGATGATACCTATGAGGCTTTCAGCCAGACAATTACAGGTGGTCTTGTAATTACGGCGGCAGATTACCCGGTATCTGTTGTTGCCGATAAAGAAACAATGAGAGGTGCAGGCACAGTTAAACTTACTGCAGACAGTACAGTTGATGAAATTAAAGTAACAGGTATTGTATGCAGTGATGACAGTATCAAACCTACAAAGAATGAAGATGGTACATATTCTGTATCTTTGCCTAATGCAACCAAAACATATATCTTTACGGCACAGATTGATGGGGATTTAAGCAACTACGGTGAAGGCACTGCTTCCTGCACAGTAAGCGTTTCTCGCAAGAAATCATCTTCCTCCTCTTCTGATACCTCCGCACCGACCTACGGCGTTAACACAGGCAAGACAGAGAACGGCAAGATTTCCGTTACTCCTGCAAAGGCAGAAGCAGGCGAGAAGGTAACAATCAAAGCAACACCTGACAGCGGCTATCAGCTGGATAAGGTAACTGTGAAGGATAAAGACAACAGCAACGTGAAGCTGACGAAGGTAAACGATAATGAATACACCTTCACAATGCCGAAGGGTAAGGTTTCCGTTGATGCGACATTCGTACAGAAGGATGCGGCAGATGCTAACCAGAACAGCGCGGCTGAAAAGAGCAAGGTAATCAAGCTGCAAATCGGCAGTCGCATTGTCAACGTGGATAATGAAGCAGTGATTTACGATGCTGCACCCGTTATTCGCAATGACAGAACTCTGGTTCCTATCAGAATCGTTACAGAAACTCTGGGCGGCAAGGTTGATTGGAACGGCGCAACAAAAGAGGTTACACTGCACATCGACGGCAAGGAAATCAAGATGACAGTTGGCAAAACACTGGAGAAATACGGTGTTGCACCTGTGATTATTGATGGACGCACCTTCGTACCTGTTCGCTTTGTGGCAGACGAGCTTGGCGCAACCATCGCTTGGGACGATGCAACAAAGACAGTGACAATCACGAAAATTGAAAAATAA
- a CDS encoding tyrosine-type recombinase/integrase → MEHILTWEMMREYEKHLRLAEKSSSTIQKYLHDIWRFYEHLPRGKVFTKERVIAYKESLAEQYAISTANAILVALNGLFLFLGWCDCRVKPFKQQRCIFRDKERELSEKEYLSLLKAAKQKGNQRLFYIMETLCNTGIRISELQFITAEAVRTGTAIVNCKGKQRKVLLPQKLRKELQNYCKKNCITSGAVFITRTGKPISRTNVWGEMKRLCKAACVEAKKVFPHNFRHLFAVSFYRLEKDIAKLADLLGHASIETTRIYVMESAESHIRQIERMRLYI, encoded by the coding sequence ATGGAGCATATTTTGACATGGGAAATGATGAGGGAATACGAAAAGCACTTGCGGCTGGCAGAGAAGAGTAGCAGTACGATACAGAAATATCTGCACGACATCTGGCGGTTTTATGAACATTTGCCGAGGGGGAAAGTGTTTACAAAGGAAAGAGTGATTGCGTATAAGGAAAGCCTTGCGGAGCAGTATGCCATAAGCACGGCAAATGCGATACTGGTGGCGTTGAATGGGCTATTTTTGTTTTTAGGGTGGTGCGATTGCAGAGTAAAGCCGTTCAAACAGCAACGATGCATTTTTCGGGATAAGGAGCGGGAGCTGTCGGAAAAGGAATATCTTTCTCTATTAAAGGCGGCAAAGCAAAAGGGGAATCAGAGATTATTTTATATCATGGAAACCTTATGCAATACGGGAATTCGCATTTCCGAATTGCAGTTTATTACTGCGGAAGCGGTGCGGACGGGGACAGCGATTGTGAATTGCAAGGGAAAACAGAGAAAGGTGCTTCTGCCGCAGAAATTGCGGAAGGAATTGCAGAATTATTGTAAGAAGAACTGCATCACATCGGGGGCAGTGTTTATTACAAGGACCGGAAAGCCGATCAGCCGTACAAACGTCTGGGGAGAGATGAAGCGGCTATGCAAGGCGGCGTGTGTCGAGGCAAAGAAGGTCTTTCCGCACAACTTTCGCCATCTGTTCGCGGTGAGTTTTTACCGTCTGGAGAAGGATATAGCAAAGCTGGCGGATCTTTTGGGACACGCCAGCATCGAAACTACCCGTATTTATGTGATGGAATCGGCGGAAAGCCATATCCGCCAGATTGAGCGAATGCGGTTGTATATTTAG